The Methanococcoides methylutens MM1 genome has a window encoding:
- a CDS encoding protein translocase subunit SecF: MGSILVEYLDSFIRGHDDKQLIAIPLVVLALALLVSVVVFSSTGAPVKLGLEFEGGTMIAFETQESAGVLEQDYSDYSLVDARKTGDRAILQFGPMDNDGQRELEKDITSKYSNVEIKQIGALYGKELQSQALKAIGLSFIGMAIVVFLIFRTAVPSIAVVLSAISDIAIAVGFMNITGIELSLGTVAALLMLIGYSVDSDILLTTRVLKRRGTANENIGRAMHTGLTMTTTTLAALVVMYIVSTFSYLVTSSVSQVNLLSDISIVLIFGLVADIMNTWLLNTGILRWHVTRNNPRGRRT, translated from the coding sequence ATGGGATCAATTCTAGTAGAATATCTTGATTCATTTATAAGAGGACATGATGATAAGCAACTTATCGCCATTCCTCTAGTGGTCCTGGCACTAGCCCTGCTAGTGTCGGTGGTAGTATTTTCAAGCACAGGTGCACCTGTTAAACTCGGGCTTGAGTTTGAGGGCGGCACCATGATAGCTTTTGAGACACAGGAATCCGCAGGTGTGCTCGAACAGGATTATTCCGATTATTCACTTGTTGATGCGCGCAAGACAGGGGACCGTGCTATCCTTCAGTTTGGCCCTATGGACAATGATGGCCAGAGGGAACTTGAGAAGGATATAACATCGAAGTATTCGAACGTGGAGATCAAACAGATAGGTGCCCTGTATGGAAAAGAGCTCCAGTCACAGGCACTCAAAGCGATAGGACTTTCCTTTATTGGAATGGCCATAGTTGTGTTCCTCATTTTCAGGACTGCTGTGCCATCCATTGCAGTAGTGCTCTCTGCGATATCTGATATTGCCATTGCTGTTGGCTTTATGAACATAACAGGCATCGAACTTTCCCTTGGTACCGTGGCGGCTTTACTGATGCTCATAGGTTATTCGGTTGACAGTGACATTCTGCTTACGACGCGTGTGCTGAAGAGAAGAGGCACTGCCAATGAGAACATCGGGCGTGCGATGCATACAGGTCTTACCATGACCACAACCACACTTGCAGCACTTGTGGTGATGTACATCGTATCAACTTTCTCATACCTTGTGACATCCTCTGTTTCCCAGGTCAACCTGCTTTCCGATATCTCCATTGTGCTGATATTCGGTCTGGTGGCTGATATTATGAACACCTGGCTGCTTAACACCGGTATACTTAGATGGCATGTGACCCGCAACAACCCAAGGGGGCGAAGAACATGA
- a CDS encoding preprotein translocase subunit SecD translates to MREEEVKKGLKSDLRVWLLIAAVLFSVVMIHPWYSSDEGVTTDLNYGLDLEGGSWIQIRLQGAVTQVDGDIAQMVPAIVEPVIGSSIDVDTVTGGSGNEFSSVGTTVVFTTDAYVSDMQMDLLGLGDSDITHSGETSEVVLYTNKQTLITKYLSDSLDAEVIPLSLGDSVEYEIRNEVSQEDLQSLMESVGGSILTGADGTPIYREGVRTETRDMTRDILSEKLNSLGLKDIPVRTVGDDYILIDFAGTDLATAKDIVEKPGKFEIRVQTQGNETAHVLYGDAIEKVGVVSFHDGQWHTPFTLNEEGALALQKVAMETGATSDPGSHWLYMYLDDNEIYGAPLSYSAATRLSEVPIYSWEASTGPEEDSKAEAEQLQIHLRAGALPVNVVLMGSGQVDAALGAQFKKQALFAGLFALLAVALVVFRRYGQKEILLPMVGTSICELIMILGVAATIKWQLDLPAIAGIIAAIGTGIDHLVIITDEVLYEGKLPSTKVYLERITKAFGIIFAAAATTTIAMSPLVVMGFGALKGFAITTIIGVLIGVLIARPVYGKIIKEVLSEAE, encoded by the coding sequence ATGAGGGAAGAAGAAGTAAAGAAAGGCCTGAAAAGCGATCTTCGTGTGTGGCTACTGATAGCAGCAGTATTGTTCTCTGTTGTTATGATACACCCGTGGTATTCCTCTGATGAGGGTGTAACAACTGATCTTAATTACGGACTTGATCTTGAAGGCGGTTCCTGGATCCAGATAAGACTTCAGGGTGCTGTTACTCAGGTCGACGGGGACATTGCACAAATGGTACCTGCTATAGTTGAACCAGTGATAGGTTCTTCAATTGACGTGGATACTGTGACAGGTGGCTCAGGAAACGAGTTTTCGTCTGTAGGTACTACGGTGGTCTTTACGACCGATGCATATGTTTCCGATATGCAGATGGATCTTCTAGGTCTTGGAGATTCCGATATCACTCATTCAGGTGAAACTTCCGAGGTCGTCCTATATACCAATAAGCAAACGCTTATCACCAAGTATCTTTCCGATTCTCTTGATGCAGAGGTAATTCCTCTTTCACTTGGCGATTCCGTGGAATACGAGATCCGTAATGAGGTCTCACAGGAAGACCTTCAGTCACTGATGGAATCTGTTGGTGGTTCTATACTGACGGGAGCTGACGGCACTCCGATATATCGTGAAGGTGTCAGGACCGAGACCCGTGACATGACCCGTGATATTCTCAGTGAAAAGCTGAACTCCCTTGGACTTAAGGACATACCTGTGCGTACTGTTGGTGACGATTACATCCTTATTGACTTTGCAGGAACAGATCTTGCAACAGCCAAGGATATTGTGGAAAAACCCGGTAAGTTCGAGATAAGGGTGCAGACACAGGGCAATGAGACTGCCCATGTGCTTTATGGTGATGCCATCGAGAAGGTCGGTGTTGTGTCATTCCACGATGGCCAGTGGCATACTCCGTTCACACTTAATGAGGAAGGCGCCCTTGCACTGCAGAAAGTTGCCATGGAGACCGGCGCGACCAGTGATCCCGGTTCACACTGGCTCTACATGTATCTTGACGACAACGAGATCTATGGTGCACCTCTGAGCTATTCAGCAGCAACAAGACTTTCCGAGGTCCCTATATATTCCTGGGAAGCTTCAACAGGCCCTGAAGAGGATAGCAAGGCAGAGGCAGAACAGCTCCAGATACACCTTCGTGCAGGAGCATTACCTGTGAACGTTGTTCTCATGGGCTCCGGGCAGGTGGATGCAGCACTTGGTGCACAGTTTAAGAAACAGGCATTGTTTGCCGGACTCTTTGCGCTTCTCGCAGTGGCTCTGGTCGTCTTCAGGAGATACGGGCAGAAAGAGATCCTGCTTCCAATGGTGGGAACTTCCATCTGTGAACTTATCATGATCCTGGGAGTTGCAGCGACCATTAAATGGCAGCTTGACCTGCCGGCTATCGCAGGTATCATTGCTGCAATAGGTACAGGTATCGATCACCTTGTGATCATTACCGATGAGGTACTCTATGAAGGCAAACTGCCTTCCACAAAAGTATATCTTGAAAGGATCACTAAAGCATTTGGTATAATCTTCGCAGCAGCTGCGACAACTACCATTGCAATGTCACCACTTGTAGTGATGGGATTCGGTGCCCTCAAGGGATTTGCCATTACCACCATCATTGGTGTGCTCATCGGTGTGCTCATAGCAAGGCCGGTGTATGGTAAGATCATAAAAGAAGTACTCAGTGAAGCAGAGTGA
- a CDS encoding AAA family ATPase, which produces MKQSELLFKDVLMMNDMWTVKYRPKMLEDVLGNEESLNALGQLVSSGNLPHLVFHGPVNSGKASTAFALARELYGEGYESNFTYFNASDFFDQGKRYLVRDKRFTHIIGTDDPKKIYSSVISIFKTVINEFAGMGSIDADFKVIFIDNVESLDTSAQHALRRIMEKYTRTCRFVLSTTQPSKLISPLRSRGLELFFTYVPDELLRPFIVSVAEQEGISISGDGLDALLYYAEGNVSRALLTLQFASMNNPGKEITGDVLYEESLCEVSDNVTELHASAISHEFLKARKLIDTLLIEEGFTGDEILQQLHSVVMRSDRSEEEIAKAACRIADADAMIIDSANARIHLESLVTELY; this is translated from the coding sequence GTGAAGCAGAGTGAACTGCTGTTTAAGGATGTGTTGATGATGAATGATATGTGGACTGTGAAATACCGCCCGAAGATGCTTGAGGATGTACTGGGTAACGAGGAATCCCTCAATGCCCTTGGACAGCTTGTCAGCTCAGGCAACCTGCCACACCTTGTGTTCCACGGGCCGGTTAACTCCGGCAAGGCCTCAACGGCCTTTGCCCTGGCACGTGAACTGTATGGGGAGGGCTATGAGAGTAATTTCACATACTTCAATGCATCCGATTTCTTTGACCAGGGGAAGCGCTATCTTGTTCGTGACAAGCGCTTTACCCACATAATCGGTACGGATGATCCCAAAAAGATCTACTCAAGCGTCATCTCCATTTTCAAGACAGTGATCAATGAGTTTGCAGGAATGGGTTCTATTGATGCGGACTTCAAGGTAATTTTCATTGATAATGTGGAGTCTCTGGACACCAGTGCACAGCATGCCCTGCGCCGTATCATGGAGAAGTACACACGTACCTGCAGGTTCGTCCTTTCCACCACTCAGCCTTCCAAGCTGATCTCTCCTCTGCGTTCAAGAGGTCTGGAACTGTTCTTCACCTATGTGCCGGATGAGTTGCTAAGGCCATTCATTGTCTCAGTAGCTGAGCAGGAAGGAATATCTATTTCCGGGGACGGACTTGACGCCCTCCTGTACTATGCAGAAGGTAATGTTTCAAGAGCCCTGCTGACCCTCCAGTTTGCCAGCATGAACAATCCCGGCAAGGAGATCACAGGTGATGTCCTCTATGAGGAATCCCTTTGTGAGGTCTCAGACAACGTAACCGAGTTGCATGCATCAGCTATTTCCCATGAGTTCCTGAAAGCCAGGAAGTTGATAGACACTCTTCTCATCGAGGAAGGGTTCACAGGCGATGAGATCTTGCAGCAGTTGCATTCGGTTGTCATGAGGTCTGATCGCAGCGAGGAAGAGATCGCAAAGGCTGCATGCAGGATCGCCGATGCAGATGCAATGATCATTGACAGTGCAAACGCAAGGATCCATCTGGAATCACTTGTTACGGAACTTTACTGA